Proteins encoded in a region of the Triticum dicoccoides isolate Atlit2015 ecotype Zavitan chromosome 3A, WEW_v2.0, whole genome shotgun sequence genome:
- the LOC119267278 gene encoding nuclear transcription factor Y subunit C-6-like gives MATVAAAAPEHIEAMEQVEGEELAAGAPAAATADDVDAPTEAMEQVGGDEAAAAADDAAQPMEEGEGEEADAGAEAHMEASEQAEEEEQEEVHAVAVAEEEEAEAQPLQTVLPLGRVKRIMRVDSEIKKVTAEASLLIAAATELFLGSLAAGAHTAASQGGRRTVRAAHVRSAVRAHRPTADFLLDCLPAAAEAAPRVARSGSDGAAADAEAAVPKPLPRGTRRIDGFFQKVT, from the coding sequence ATGGctaccgtcgccgccgccgcccccgagcACATCGAGGCGATGGAGCAAGTTGAAGGGGAGGAGCTGGCGGCTGGAGCACCCGCCGCCGCTACCGCCGATGACGTCGACGCGCCCACCGAGGCGATGGAGCAAGTTGGAGGGGATGAGGCGGCCGCCGCCGCTGACGACGCCGCCCAGCCGatggaggaaggcgaaggggaggagGCGGATGCTGGCGCCGAGGCTCACATGGAGGCATCGGAGCAGGCTgaagaggaggagcaggaggaggtccacgcggtggcggtggcagaggaggaggaagcggaggccCAGCCGCTGCAGACGGTGCTCCCGCTGGGCAGGGTGAAGAGGATCATGCGGGTCGACAGCGAGATAAAGAAGGTGACCGCCGAGGCGTCGCTGCTCATCGCCGCGGccaccgagctcttcctcggctccCTCGCCGCCGGCGCCCACACGGCCGCCTCCCAAGGTGGCCGGCGGACGGTGCGCGCCGCGCACGTCCGGTCCGCGGTCCGCGCGCACCGCCCCACCGCCGACTTCCTCCTCGACTGCCTTCCAGCTGCCGCGGAGGCGGCGCCCCGCGTCGCCCGCTCCGGATCCGATggtgccgccgccgacgccgaagCAGCAGTGCCCAAGCCGCTGCCACGCGGGACCCGCCGCATCGACGGATTCTTCCAGAAGGTCACTTAG
- the LOC119267276 gene encoding noroxomaritidine synthase-like, whose product MVSFWSFLLSYPEVFLAIACFFCLSLFRLVRHCHKSDLPVNWPVIGMLPFLVRNLYQIHDSVTDMLREAGCTFRIIGPWFLNMSFLATCDPATVNHCFNTNFNNYPKGSEFAEMFDILGDGLLVADSASWEYQRRVAMQVFASRAFRSFSMSTITRKAGTVLLPFLDHMAKHGSQVELEGVFMRFSLDVSYSTVFATDLDCLSVSHPIPAFGQATKEVEEGMLFRHVVPPSLWKLLRMLKVGSEKKMADARVVIDKFIYEEIAKRKAQANKECQGDVLSMYMNWPMDPSMSEQQKTLFLRDTVVGFIFAGKDLVAVTLTWFFYMMCKHPHVEAKILEEIKALQSTTWPGNLSVFECDNLRPAIYLQAALLETLRLFPATPFEEKEALNDDVLPDGTMVSKGTRIVFSLYAMGRIKGIWGKDCMEFRPERWISKSGRLRHEPSYKFLSFNSGPRSCLGKDLGLSNMKMAAASIIYNFKVELVEGHAVMPESAVILHTRNGMMVRLKRRELTAA is encoded by the exons ATGGTCTCCTTCTGGAGTTTCCTTCTGTCCTACCCTGAAGTTTTCCTAGCCATTGCTTGCTTCTTCTGCCTCTCCCTCTTCCGCCTTGTCCGACACTGCCACAAGAGTGACCTCCCGGTGAACTGGCCTGTTATTGGGATGCTTCCCTTCCTTGTGAGAAatctgtaccaaattcatgacagtGTCACCGATATGCTCCGCGAGGCGGGATGCACCTTCAGGATCATTGGCCCGTGGTTCCTCAACATGAGCTTCCTGGCGACCTGCGACCCAGCCACTGTCAACCACTGCTTCAACACCAACTTCAACAACTACCCAAAAGGCAGTGAGTTCGCCGAGATGTTTGACATCCTAGGTGATGGGCTCCTTGTGGCGGACTCTGCGTCCTGGGAGTACCAGCGCCGTGTGGCGATGCAAGTCTTTGCTAGCCGTGCCTTCCGGTCCTTCTCCATGTCCACCATCACGAGGAAGGCCGGCACAGTCTTGTTACCCTTCCTTGACCACATGGCTAAGCATGGCTCACAGGTTGAGCTGGAGGGTGTCTTCATGAGGTTCTCACTTGATGTCTCGTACTCCACTGTGTTTGCAACTGACCTTGACTGCTTGTCTGTGTCTCACCCGATCCCTGCGTTTGGCCAAGCCACAAAGGAAGTGGAGGAGGGAATGCTGTTCAGGCATGTCGTTCCACCAAGTTTGTGGAAGCTCTTGAGAATGCTCAAAGTCGGCAGCGAGAAGAAGATGGCGGATGCAAGGGTGGTGATCGACAAATTCATCTATGAGGAAATTGCGAAGCGGAAGGCACAAGCAAACAAGGAATGCCAGGGAGACGTGCTGTCCATGTACATGAACTGGCCCATGGATCCCAGCATGAGTGAGCAGCAGAAGACCCTGTTCCTGCGTGACACAGTGGTGGGGTTCATCTTTGCTGGGAAGGACCTCGTTGCCGTTACACTCACGTGGTTCTTCTACATGATGTGCAAGCACCCGCATGTTGAGGCGAAGATCCTCGAGGAGATCAAGGCCCTGCAGAGCACTACATGGCCAGGGAACCTCTCTGTCTTCGAGTGTGACAATCTCCGGCCTGCTATTTACCTGCAAGCTGCACTCCTCGAGACACTCAG GCTCTTCCCGGCGACCCCATTCGAGGAGAAGGAGGCCCTCAACGACGATGTCCTCCCAGATGGTACCATGGTGAGCAAGGGCACAAGGATCGTGTTCTCGCTCTACGCCATGGGGAGGATCAAAGGGATATGGGGCAAGGATTGCATGGAATTCAGACCAGAGCGGTGGATCTCGAAGAGCGGGCGCCTTCGACACGAGCCAAGCTACAAGTTCCTGTCCTTCAATTCCGGGCCCAGGAgctgccttgggaaggaccttgGTCTCAGCAACATGAAGATGGCAGCTGCTTCCATCATATACAACTTCAAGGTCGAGCTGGTGGAAGGCCATGCCGTGATGCCCGAGAGCGCTGTGATCCTGCACACACGGAACGGGATGATGGTTAGGCTCAAGAGAAGGGAGCTGACAGCTGCTTGA